The following proteins are co-located in the bacterium genome:
- a CDS encoding S41 family peptidase produces the protein MKTRLTLVLPLLALALTTGCRHLPPQPQTAATPSTNSLTSAAAAEDEAYRQVRILTKTMLLVRQNYVDESKVSYSNLVSSALKGMLQSLDPFSQFLEPVAFKELQEETQGKFGGLGIQISIRDNVLTVISPIDDTPAYRAGILAGDKIVEINSNKTDALDMREAISRLRGLPGTPVSIKILRGGEFKELTLTREEIKIASVKGIRMLDESIGYIRITEFSTPTGPALRKAVEELLAKNMKALVLDQRNNPGGLLSSSIEVSELFLPKGTPIVSTRGRGTMTSQPTAKAGGPVHYTGFPMVVLVNGGSASAAEIVAGALHDNKRAVLLGETTFGKGSVQNIIQIEDGAAARITTAHYYTPSGRCIHEKGIEPDISVPVPPEEWQQVQLKRLSLESPALLDPKFKPADLDKVTDRQLDRAIDLIKGLLIFQNLKREG, from the coding sequence ATGAAAACACGTTTGACACTCGTTTTGCCCCTCCTTGCGTTGGCCCTGACCACCGGATGCCGGCATCTGCCGCCCCAGCCCCAGACGGCCGCCACACCTTCAACCAACTCCTTGACATCGGCCGCAGCGGCGGAGGATGAAGCCTATCGTCAGGTGCGCATCCTTACCAAAACCATGTTGCTCGTCCGGCAAAATTATGTGGATGAATCCAAGGTCAGCTATTCCAACCTCGTCTCCTCCGCCCTGAAGGGGATGCTCCAGTCGCTTGATCCGTTCAGCCAGTTCCTGGAACCCGTCGCCTTCAAGGAGCTTCAGGAGGAAACTCAGGGGAAATTCGGGGGGCTCGGCATTCAGATCAGTATCAGGGATAACGTCTTGACGGTGATCAGCCCGATTGACGACACCCCCGCCTATCGCGCGGGAATCCTGGCCGGCGATAAAATTGTCGAAATCAACAGCAACAAAACCGATGCCCTGGACATGCGGGAAGCCATCTCGCGCCTGCGCGGCCTCCCGGGCACCCCGGTTTCCATCAAAATCCTGCGTGGCGGGGAGTTTAAGGAGTTGACCCTGACTCGCGAAGAAATCAAAATCGCCAGTGTCAAAGGGATCCGCATGCTGGATGAGAGTATCGGTTATATCCGGATTACCGAATTCAGCACTCCCACCGGCCCCGCCCTCCGGAAAGCGGTGGAGGAACTCCTCGCCAAAAACATGAAAGCCCTGGTGCTGGATCAGCGGAATAATCCAGGGGGCCTGCTCTCCTCTTCCATTGAAGTCAGTGAATTGTTCCTGCCCAAAGGCACCCCGATCGTCTCCACCCGCGGCCGGGGTACCATGACCAGCCAACCGACCGCCAAAGCCGGCGGCCCGGTCCACTACACCGGTTTTCCCATGGTGGTGCTGGTCAATGGCGGTTCCGCCAGTGCGGCGGAAATTGTGGCCGGCGCCCTGCACGACAACAAGCGGGCGGTCCTGCTGGGAGAGACCACCTTCGGCAAGGGCTCAGTCCAGAATATCATCCAGATCGAGGATGGTGCAGCGGCACGGATCACCACCGCGCATTACTACACCCCCAGCGGCCGCTGTATTCACGAGAAGGGGATTGAGCCGGATATTTCCGTGCCGGTCCCGCCCGAGGAGTGGCAGCAGGTGCAGCTCAAGCGGCTGTCGCTCGAAAGCCCCGCCCTGCTGGATCCCAAGTTCAAGCCGGCCGATCTCGACAAAGTCACCGACCGCCAACTGGACCGGGCGATTGACCTGATCAAGGGACTCCTGATCTTTCAGAATCTGAAGCGTGAAGGATAA
- the tatC gene encoding twin-arginine translocase subunit TatC: MQTNHNELPQEETAKPFLQHLDDLRKALIWSAVAVFAGMGVACAFAPLFFRILKRPLIGVVADPDAFIRTLDVTGGLSVAMQTIVWGGLLFSAPVILFSICWFVFPGLTRRERRALLGGLLFAACLFIGGVTLCYFLALGPALAMMLWVNDWLGIRVDYVTVTSYTGFVLKLMLSFGLTFELPVILLVLGQLGIINAGQLRNKRRHAIIIILILAAIITPTQDPFSQLILAGPLIALYELCIWLIWFREESA; this comes from the coding sequence ATGCAGACAAATCATAACGAGCTTCCTCAGGAAGAAACCGCCAAACCCTTTCTCCAACATCTCGATGACCTGCGAAAGGCCCTGATCTGGAGCGCAGTGGCCGTTTTTGCCGGCATGGGAGTGGCCTGCGCCTTTGCCCCCCTCTTTTTCAGGATTCTCAAACGTCCCCTGATCGGAGTGGTGGCGGACCCTGATGCCTTCATCCGCACACTGGACGTCACCGGCGGCCTGTCTGTCGCCATGCAAACGATTGTCTGGGGCGGCCTCCTGTTCAGTGCGCCGGTAATTCTTTTTTCCATCTGCTGGTTTGTGTTCCCCGGCCTGACCCGGCGCGAACGTCGCGCCCTGCTGGGCGGCCTCCTCTTTGCGGCATGCCTGTTTATTGGCGGCGTGACCCTCTGTTATTTCCTGGCCCTGGGTCCGGCACTGGCCATGATGCTCTGGGTGAATGACTGGCTCGGGATCCGCGTCGACTACGTCACCGTTACCAGTTACACCGGCTTCGTGCTCAAACTCATGTTGAGCTTCGGCCTCACGTTTGAGTTACCCGTGATCCTGCTGGTCCTGGGCCAATTAGGCATCATCAATGCCGGACAACTCCGCAACAAACGCCGTCATGCCATCATTATTATTCTGATCCTGGCCGCCATCATCACCCCGACTCAGGATCCCTTCAGTCAATTGATTCTTGCAGGCCCGCTCATCGCTCTCTATGAACTCTGCATCTGGCTGATCTGGTTCCGTGAAGAAAGTGCTTGA
- a CDS encoding twin-arginine translocase TatA/TatE family subunit: MPMLAIFGDIGAGEVLVILAAILILFGGKGLPAMARKLGKVTHDLQKATHDFKKQLLSADPPPPTEPSHPPPVSPDQDADKS; the protein is encoded by the coding sequence ATGCCTATGCTTGCGATCTTCGGCGATATTGGCGCGGGAGAAGTGCTCGTCATTCTTGCGGCCATCCTGATTCTTTTCGGCGGCAAGGGACTCCCCGCCATGGCCCGCAAGCTTGGGAAAGTCACACACGACCTCCAGAAGGCCACTCACGATTTCAAGAAACAACTCCTCAGCGCCGACCCACCGCCCCCGACAGAGCCGTCCCACCCCCCCCCTGTTTCCCCGGATCAAGATGCAGACAAATCATAA
- a CDS encoding OmpA family protein: MNTRLAVSMILVGAMAVSMTGCKGLFGKKNAAGTGVSDVNVVDPTLGDGQNANRIGSGSGQIVDAQLSAVQFAFDSALVDATERAKAEAAASYLKANSGTFVTLEGNCDEQGSAEYNMSLGERRAQAVRTYLMNLGIDSTRIQTKSFGKEKPKDPGHDEKAWSVNRRVEFVVMK; the protein is encoded by the coding sequence ATGAATACACGTCTTGCAGTTTCGATGATTCTTGTGGGTGCCATGGCCGTTTCAATGACCGGTTGCAAAGGCTTGTTTGGCAAGAAAAATGCCGCCGGCACCGGTGTCTCAGACGTAAACGTCGTCGACCCGACCCTTGGGGATGGACAAAATGCCAACCGTATCGGCAGCGGTAGCGGCCAGATTGTCGACGCCCAGCTTTCCGCGGTTCAATTTGCTTTTGACAGCGCACTGGTGGACGCAACCGAACGCGCCAAGGCGGAAGCCGCGGCCAGCTATTTGAAGGCCAATTCCGGCACGTTTGTGACCTTGGAAGGTAATTGCGACGAACAGGGCAGCGCGGAATACAACATGTCGCTTGGCGAACGCCGCGCCCAGGCCGTACGCACCTACCTGATGAACCTCGGGATCGACAGCACCCGCATCCAGACCAAGAGCTTCGGCAAAGAGAAGCCCAAAGATCCCGGTCACGACGAAAAGGCCTGGTCGGTCAACCGCCGCGTTGAATTCGTTGTGATGAAGTAA
- a CDS encoding TonB family protein, giving the protein MNESGSNYTTELLVVTVCHGLLIGALLAISFIHGCSNPVSDISSPMELIVEAPPSDSSPIPTELAPQPPQKTPEKVPEKQVEEKKDDTPPDPDEVAILKPKAKDKEKKKPDVKPVEPKKAESKTSKIKVSDKVVKRPLPNGKGKLTAEEVRKLLDRGAKIGKKSTLSEADMRRLLNSDSRFGEGSAVTQEFIVLDMVRQAMYRAWNQPTDIGIAGLVTRVELTFNPDGTIVGSRIISSSGNKTMDASVLRAVESVHRVSGLPSGYLSSHRRIPVAFELTGNN; this is encoded by the coding sequence ATGAACGAATCCGGCTCGAACTATACAACTGAATTGCTTGTGGTCACCGTCTGTCATGGACTGCTGATCGGGGCCCTGCTGGCCATTTCCTTCATTCACGGGTGCAGCAATCCCGTGTCGGATATCAGCTCCCCCATGGAACTGATCGTGGAAGCCCCGCCCAGTGACTCAAGCCCCATCCCCACCGAGCTCGCCCCACAACCGCCGCAGAAAACCCCGGAGAAAGTGCCGGAGAAACAGGTCGAAGAAAAAAAGGATGATACCCCCCCCGACCCGGATGAAGTGGCCATCCTGAAGCCCAAAGCGAAGGATAAGGAAAAAAAGAAACCGGACGTCAAGCCAGTGGAGCCGAAAAAAGCAGAAAGCAAAACCTCCAAAATCAAAGTCAGCGACAAGGTCGTGAAACGGCCACTCCCCAACGGCAAGGGCAAGCTCACCGCCGAAGAGGTGCGTAAACTGCTCGATCGCGGGGCAAAAATCGGCAAAAAATCCACGCTTTCCGAGGCCGACATGCGGCGTCTGCTGAATAGCGACAGCCGCTTTGGCGAAGGCTCGGCCGTGACGCAGGAATTTATTGTCCTGGATATGGTCCGCCAGGCCATGTATCGCGCCTGGAATCAGCCCACGGATATTGGGATTGCCGGTCTGGTCACCCGCGTGGAACTGACCTTCAATCCCGATGGCACCATCGTGGGGAGCCGGATCATCAGCAGCTCCGGCAACAAAACCATGGATGCCTCCGTCCTGCGCGCCGTTGAATCCGTCCACCGCGTCTCGGGACTACCCTCAGGTTATCTTTCCTCTCATCGCCGTATCCCGGTTGCGTTTGAATTGACAGGAAACAATTGA
- a CDS encoding family 10 glycosylhydrolase yields MPPPQIALAPRVQPVLIIKPTTSVVITSERSYAEKVTDRLKGWIEGTGLPVALITDDLFAAGKHPESRVAILPYNSTLTARELLACRRFVESGGKLIVLFSADPGLAALMGFRLGPSMRAPGADSWSAFRFIDNALPSAPARIEQTSLTLHPAYPAGPDSQVIAWWESASGHLPREPAWLQSSRGFWMSHILLEGDVPAKKRLLISLLGACDPALWKAAAAHAVNQAGQLGKYPNATSAMESIRTLARNNGTSQTAEPLLGRAETLLRELSHDYETGNYAKAIQSSSLLDTTLTEAYASIQSSQNNEFRGVWNHSGTGFAPGSWEPTCQALARAGMTAVLPHVQRPWCAHYPSRLTAASDVLTRYGDQMAACCDAARRHGLAVHAWVILWNLEGAPDETIAPYRKAGRLQVSAAGATIPWLCPSHPANRAFELSLIKELATRYPQLDGIHLDYARFKSQDYCYCSGCRSRFTQATGIPISRWPADVRGGSKQAAYRQWRRDLLTRFVADVHQELGRLDPKMKLSASVYPIYPGVRESIAQDWGTWLKLGLLDFVCPMSYTSNPHTFIEWYRKQIAAPGVKGKVYPGIGVTSMECRLTAVETISQISGLRQEGATGFTLFEANPTLKNDILPYLQMGTTK; encoded by the coding sequence ATGCCACCACCCCAAATTGCCCTTGCGCCCAGGGTCCAGCCAGTACTGATTATTAAGCCTACCACTTCAGTAGTCATTACCTCCGAACGCAGTTATGCCGAAAAGGTTACAGACCGTCTGAAGGGCTGGATTGAGGGGACGGGCCTCCCTGTGGCGCTTATAACCGACGACCTGTTTGCCGCCGGCAAGCACCCCGAGTCGCGCGTGGCCATTCTGCCTTATAATTCCACCCTCACCGCCAGGGAGCTTCTGGCCTGTCGCCGGTTTGTTGAGAGCGGGGGAAAACTGATCGTTCTCTTTTCAGCAGACCCCGGCCTTGCCGCCCTGATGGGATTCCGGCTGGGGCCCTCCATGCGGGCGCCCGGGGCTGACTCCTGGAGCGCGTTCCGTTTCATCGATAACGCCCTCCCCTCCGCGCCCGCCCGGATTGAGCAAACGTCACTCACTCTCCATCCCGCCTACCCCGCCGGACCCGACTCACAGGTGATTGCCTGGTGGGAAAGCGCTTCCGGACACCTCCCTCGTGAGCCTGCCTGGCTGCAATCAAGCCGGGGTTTCTGGATGTCACATATCCTTCTTGAAGGCGATGTCCCGGCAAAGAAACGGCTTCTCATCAGCCTGCTCGGCGCCTGTGACCCCGCTTTGTGGAAAGCCGCCGCCGCCCATGCCGTCAACCAGGCCGGACAACTGGGAAAATACCCGAACGCCACCTCTGCCATGGAGTCGATCCGGACGCTTGCCCGGAACAACGGAACAAGCCAGACGGCTGAACCGCTGCTCGGCCGCGCCGAAACACTCCTGCGCGAGCTTTCGCATGACTATGAGACCGGCAACTACGCGAAGGCCATCCAGTCCTCCTCTCTGCTGGACACCACCCTGACGGAGGCCTACGCGTCCATCCAGTCCTCCCAAAACAATGAATTCAGGGGGGTGTGGAATCACTCGGGTACAGGCTTTGCCCCCGGATCATGGGAACCGACCTGCCAGGCACTCGCCCGCGCCGGCATGACGGCGGTTCTGCCCCACGTTCAGCGCCCCTGGTGCGCGCATTACCCCAGCCGCCTGACTGCGGCCTCGGATGTCCTGACCCGCTACGGCGATCAAATGGCCGCCTGTTGCGACGCGGCCCGGCGCCACGGCCTGGCCGTTCACGCCTGGGTGATTCTCTGGAATCTGGAAGGGGCACCGGATGAAACCATTGCGCCTTACCGGAAGGCCGGGCGCTTGCAAGTCTCTGCCGCGGGGGCCACCATTCCCTGGCTCTGTCCCTCCCACCCCGCCAACCGGGCTTTCGAGTTGTCATTGATCAAGGAACTGGCCACCCGCTACCCCCAGCTCGACGGAATCCACCTCGACTATGCGCGCTTCAAGTCACAGGACTACTGCTACTGCAGCGGCTGCCGGAGCCGTTTCACCCAGGCGACAGGCATCCCGATCAGCCGTTGGCCTGCCGATGTCCGCGGCGGCAGCAAGCAAGCGGCCTACCGGCAATGGCGTCGCGATCTGCTCACCCGCTTCGTAGCGGACGTGCATCAGGAACTGGGGCGGCTTGATCCGAAAATGAAATTATCCGCCTCCGTCTACCCGATCTACCCCGGGGTACGCGAATCCATTGCCCAGGACTGGGGCACCTGGCTCAAGCTGGGCTTACTGGATTTCGTATGCCCCATGAGCTATACCTCCAACCCTCACACCTTCATCGAGTGGTATCGCAAGCAAATCGCCGCTCCGGGAGTCAAAGGCAAGGTGTATCCGGGAATTGGCGTCACCTCCATGGAATGTCGGCTCACGGCGGTTGAGACCATCAGCCAAATCAGCGGGCTGCGCCAGGAGGGGGCCACAGGGTTTACGCTCTTTGAGGCCAACCCCACCCTGAAAAATGATATCCTCCCGTACCTGCAGATGGGAACGACCAAGTAA
- a CDS encoding glycosyltransferase yields MDEIKKGDSDGSDYPVSRFDRRRRNLSRSNASDRRQYRRYLASFPVTVSYTPETGAPQVMTATVLDISEGGVMLEGLEIPDRVSDVTVEFRVPPGVMPEQFVQGEWKCNATVRFRHPAGNKYGIEFEESLGVRLARTTWARLRWSAVMAFIFVIGLVVLMKYENLYLFWLDVPIFLYSILVASYLVTRFIFAAFYRRHKPLKVLPKITVIAPVFNEREHVGRMIAQVMESAYPVDLLQFIVINDGSTDGTEKSIDEARIKYPEVEVITHAKSLGKRHGMSAGAERATGDFLVFIDSDSFLAPDALKNLMKPFDDPEVAAVTGHCDVENVWTNTLTRMQAVRYYVAFKVMKAAESVFDSVTCLSGPLAAYRKDLFMAVREEWLNQTFFGQPATFGDDRSLTNSLLMRGLKVVYADDAITTTIVPDDHSTFLRQQMRWKRSWFRETLRACGFMWRRPPLMSISFYLGFLLPLLGPFIVLRSLVYVPLVQHRSPFIYIMGVFLMSCLMSCTYLFLKRSRIWFYGILFCFYYMFVLIWQLPWAVLTFSRTLWGTRN; encoded by the coding sequence ATGGATGAGATAAAAAAAGGTGATAGTGATGGAAGTGACTATCCCGTTTCGAGATTCGACCGGAGGCGGCGCAATTTATCCCGGAGTAATGCCAGTGACCGGCGTCAATACCGGCGTTATTTGGCCTCTTTTCCAGTGACCGTAAGTTACACGCCCGAAACAGGGGCGCCTCAGGTAATGACCGCCACGGTACTAGACATCTCCGAGGGCGGCGTGATGCTGGAGGGCCTTGAGATTCCCGATAGGGTGTCCGACGTGACAGTTGAATTCCGTGTTCCGCCCGGAGTGATGCCTGAGCAATTTGTGCAAGGCGAATGGAAATGCAACGCCACCGTGAGGTTCCGGCATCCCGCAGGCAACAAATACGGCATTGAGTTTGAAGAGTCATTGGGCGTCCGGTTGGCGCGGACCACCTGGGCCCGGCTGCGCTGGAGCGCGGTGATGGCTTTCATTTTTGTGATCGGTCTGGTGGTGCTCATGAAATATGAGAACCTGTACCTGTTCTGGTTGGATGTGCCGATTTTCCTCTACAGCATTCTGGTGGCAAGTTATCTGGTCACCCGGTTTATATTCGCGGCGTTTTACCGGCGACACAAGCCGTTGAAGGTGTTGCCGAAAATCACCGTGATCGCGCCGGTCTTTAATGAGCGCGAGCATGTGGGGCGCATGATCGCCCAAGTGATGGAGTCGGCCTATCCTGTGGACCTGCTTCAGTTTATCGTGATCAACGATGGCAGCACGGACGGGACGGAGAAGTCCATTGACGAGGCCCGCATCAAATATCCCGAAGTGGAGGTCATTACCCATGCCAAATCGCTCGGGAAGCGGCATGGCATGTCGGCCGGTGCCGAGCGCGCGACCGGTGATTTCCTGGTGTTCATTGATTCCGACAGTTTCCTGGCACCGGACGCCTTGAAGAACCTGATGAAACCGTTTGATGATCCGGAGGTAGCGGCGGTCACCGGGCATTGTGATGTGGAGAATGTCTGGACCAACACCCTCACCCGCATGCAGGCGGTGCGGTATTACGTGGCTTTCAAAGTGATGAAGGCGGCTGAAAGCGTTTTTGATTCAGTGACCTGCCTGTCGGGTCCCCTGGCGGCGTATCGTAAAGACCTGTTTATGGCCGTGCGCGAAGAGTGGCTGAATCAGACCTTTTTCGGGCAGCCCGCCACGTTCGGGGATGACCGCAGCCTGACCAATTCCCTGCTGATGCGGGGACTCAAGGTGGTATATGCGGATGATGCGATCACCACGACGATTGTTCCGGATGATCACAGCACCTTCCTGCGCCAGCAGATGCGCTGGAAGCGCTCCTGGTTCCGTGAGACCCTGCGGGCATGCGGGTTTATGTGGCGTCGGCCGCCCTTGATGTCCATTTCGTTCTACCTCGGTTTCCTGCTGCCGCTGCTGGGGCCCTTCATCGTGCTGCGGTCCCTGGTGTATGTCCCGCTGGTTCAGCATCGCTCGCCCTTCATTTACATCATGGGGGTGTTCCTGATGAGCTGCCTGATGAGTTGTACGTATCTCTTCCTGAAGCGGTCCCGCATCTGGTTCTATGGGATCCTCTTCTGTTTTTACTATATGTTTGTTCTGATCTGGCAGTTGCCCTGGGCGGTGCTGACCTTCTCCCGCACGTTGTGGGGAACGCGAAATTAG